The Alphaproteobacteria bacterium genome includes a window with the following:
- a CDS encoding choline dehydrogenase has product MAASEDEYTYIIAGAGSAGCVLANRLSADPKNRVLLLEAGTRDSYPWIHIPVGYFKTAMNPKTDWCFETEIDPGLNGRSIPYPRGKVLGGSSSINGLVYIRGQSRDYDQWRQLGNAGWSWEDVLPYFRKSEDQQRGESETHGVGGPIAVSDISFTRGFSSAFIAAAEEVGIRRTDDFNSGDQEGVGFYQLTTRNGRRCSAAVGYLNPVKHRSNLTITTEALVHRVIFDGKRATGVEFSVGGQKRVARVTQDGGEVLLSCGAVASPKVLQLSGVGPAPVLREFGIDIVHELPGVGMNLQDHLAARSVYKTNEPSLNNEVNSILGKMRIGLEYALFRKGPMTIAAGHVGMFARTRPDLETPDVQFHVIPLSITGVGKALHKFAAFTASVCQLRPESRGYVVIRSTDPSVDPAIHPNYLSTVTDQQTIVDGLKLSRKIMSTPTMKKLVIEEFAPGPAAQTDEQLLQFARDTGLTVYHPVSTCKMGPDSMAVVDERLRVHGMRGLRVVDASIMPTLNSGNTNAPTIMIAEKAADMILEDARSAA; this is encoded by the coding sequence ATGGCTGCGAGCGAAGACGAATATACCTATATCATCGCCGGTGCGGGGTCGGCGGGATGCGTGCTGGCGAACCGGTTGTCGGCGGACCCGAAGAACCGGGTGTTGCTGCTGGAAGCGGGCACCAGGGACAGCTATCCGTGGATTCACATTCCGGTCGGCTATTTCAAGACCGCGATGAACCCGAAAACGGACTGGTGCTTCGAAACCGAAATCGACCCGGGGCTGAACGGCCGATCCATTCCCTATCCGCGCGGCAAGGTGCTGGGGGGCTCCAGTTCCATCAATGGGCTGGTCTATATCCGCGGACAGAGCCGCGATTACGACCAGTGGCGGCAGCTTGGCAATGCCGGCTGGTCCTGGGAGGATGTTCTGCCCTATTTCAGGAAGTCGGAAGACCAGCAGCGCGGGGAAAGCGAAACCCACGGTGTCGGGGGACCGATTGCGGTGTCGGATATCTCCTTCACGCGCGGCTTTTCCAGCGCCTTCATCGCCGCGGCGGAAGAGGTCGGCATTCGGCGGACCGATGATTTCAATTCGGGCGACCAGGAGGGCGTGGGCTTTTATCAGTTGACGACCCGCAACGGACGCCGCTGCAGCGCCGCCGTCGGTTACCTGAATCCCGTGAAGCACCGGAGCAACTTGACCATCACGACGGAAGCACTGGTCCACCGGGTGATCTTCGACGGCAAACGCGCCACCGGCGTCGAGTTTTCGGTTGGCGGGCAGAAGCGCGTCGCGCGCGTCACGCAGGATGGCGGCGAGGTGCTGCTGTCCTGCGGCGCCGTTGCCTCGCCCAAGGTATTGCAGCTTTCCGGCGTCGGGCCGGCGCCAGTGCTGCGGGAATTCGGCATCGACATCGTGCACGAACTGCCGGGAGTCGGCATGAACCTGCAGGATCACCTTGCGGCGCGCTCCGTTTACAAGACCAACGAACCGTCGCTCAACAACGAGGTCAACAGCATTCTCGGCAAGATGCGCATCGGGCTGGAATACGCGCTGTTCCGCAAGGGGCCAATGACCATCGCGGCCGGCCATGTGGGGATGTTCGCCAGGACGCGGCCGGATCTCGAAACGCCGGATGTGCAGTTCCACGTCATCCCGCTCAGCATTACCGGCGTCGGCAAGGCATTGCACAAGTTTGCCGCGTTTACCGCATCCGTTTGCCAGTTGCGCCCCGAATCGCGCGGCTATGTGGTGATACGGTCGACGGACCCGTCCGTCGATCCGGCGATCCATCCGAACTACCTGTCGACGGTGACCGACCAGCAGACAATCGTGGACGGGCTCAAGCTGTCGCGGAAGATCATGTCGACGCCGACCATGAAGAAGCTGGTGATCGAGGAATTCGCCCCCGGTCCGGCCGCGCAGACCGATGAACAGTTGCTGCAGTTCGCGCGCGATACGGGGTTGACCGTCTATCACCCGGTCAGCACCTGCAAGATGGGCCCGGATTCCATGGCCGTGGTCGATGAACGGCTGCGCGTACACGGCATGCGGGGGCTGCGGGTTGTCGATGCCTCGATCATGCCGACGCTGAATTCCGGCAATACGAACGCGCCGACGATCATGATCGCCGAAAAAGCCGCCGACATGATCCTGGAGGATGCCCGTAGCGCGGCATAG
- a CDS encoding NAD(P)-dependent oxidoreductase, translating to MPILVTGAAGLIGSRIVRQLLDRGETVIGFDRTLRTGRLDDVMSEGRIIALEGDITDIAAVTTAIAENGVDRVIHTAAVLPPVTEEDPVLGYSINIGGTNNLFEAARRNGVRRVVYPSSIATYRDQSDYGDVVLDEESRQQPFSLYGVSKLANEFAARAFTARHGLDCRGLRIGTVFGHGRATGRSAAASAMISRAAAGEAYVSPVPPEQTSAYIYVDDVAALMVRTAFAEILTRDVYCASAHTASLGEIADIVRELLPDGDISFSPEARGFVQVNRISGARLERDVAYTPPPLRQRIRDQIDMVRRQRQLPPSGE from the coding sequence ATGCCGATACTGGTAACGGGGGCCGCCGGGCTCATCGGGTCGCGCATCGTGCGGCAACTGCTGGATCGCGGCGAGACAGTCATCGGCTTCGACCGCACGTTACGGACCGGGCGGCTTGACGACGTGATGTCGGAAGGGAGGATTATTGCGCTGGAGGGCGATATCACCGATATAGCCGCTGTCACGACGGCGATTGCGGAAAATGGCGTCGACCGGGTCATCCACACTGCCGCCGTCCTGCCGCCAGTGACCGAGGAAGACCCCGTCCTGGGTTACAGCATCAATATCGGCGGCACGAACAACCTGTTCGAGGCGGCGCGGCGGAACGGGGTCCGGCGGGTGGTTTATCCGAGTTCCATTGCGACCTATAGAGACCAGTCCGATTATGGCGACGTCGTGCTCGACGAAGAGTCCCGGCAGCAGCCGTTCTCCCTGTACGGGGTTTCCAAGCTGGCCAATGAATTCGCCGCAAGGGCGTTTACGGCGCGGCACGGGTTGGACTGCCGGGGCCTTCGGATCGGCACGGTGTTCGGTCATGGCCGCGCGACGGGCCGCAGCGCGGCGGCCTCCGCGATGATTTCACGCGCCGCGGCCGGCGAGGCCTATGTCAGCCCGGTTCCGCCGGAACAGACATCCGCCTATATCTATGTCGACGATGTCGCGGCATTGATGGTCCGCACGGCCTTCGCCGAAATACTGACCCGGGATGTGTATTGTGCCAGCGCGCACACGGCGTCGCTTGGCGAAATTGCGGATATCGTCCGCGAGTTGCTGCCGGATGGAGACATATCGTTCAGCCCCGAGGCCAGGGGATTTGTGCAGGTCAACCGGATTAGCGGGGCGCGACTGGAGCGCGACGTGGCTTATACGCCTCCGCCCCTGCGGCAGCGGATCCGCGACCAGATCGACATGGTGCGCCGCCAACGGCAATTGCCGCCGTCCGGCGAATAG
- a CDS encoding 2-hydroxyacid dehydrogenase — protein MDPRIVFVTNFPDAADVAREMAPSGFELSIVPARSPEYKEAMKDAEYLVGFVDSLVDEQLFRDGPKLKLIQLLSAGYDSADLEATKRAGVPLCNNGGANSPAVSEHAILLMLAVSRQLVRQHKSVSSGNWRGNSTPRVHEVGGKTLGIIGLGTIGKKTARLARAFGMQVNYYDIARLTADQEDALGVRFRLLRELLRTSDIVSLHTPLNASTHHLIGAEELKLMQPHAILVNTARGPVIDEDALYTALTDGTITAAGLDVFDQEPPKPDNPLFTLDNVILTAHLAGPTFESNTARVRNSFDNVQRVARGEEPLWIAPELSE, from the coding sequence ATGGATCCGAGGATCGTTTTTGTCACCAATTTTCCGGATGCGGCCGATGTGGCGCGCGAGATGGCGCCGTCCGGCTTCGAACTGTCGATCGTGCCGGCGCGCAGCCCGGAATACAAGGAAGCGATGAAGGATGCCGAATACCTGGTCGGTTTCGTCGACAGCCTTGTCGATGAACAGCTGTTCAGGGACGGGCCGAAGCTGAAGCTGATCCAGTTGCTCAGCGCCGGGTATGACAGCGCCGACCTGGAAGCGACAAAACGCGCTGGCGTGCCGCTGTGCAACAATGGCGGCGCCAATTCCCCGGCGGTGTCGGAACATGCGATCCTGCTGATGCTGGCGGTCTCCCGCCAGCTCGTCCGCCAGCACAAGAGCGTGTCCAGCGGCAACTGGCGCGGCAACAGCACGCCCCGCGTGCATGAGGTCGGCGGCAAGACTCTGGGCATCATCGGGCTGGGCACCATCGGCAAGAAGACCGCGCGGCTGGCCCGGGCCTTCGGCATGCAGGTCAACTATTACGACATCGCGCGGCTGACCGCCGACCAGGAAGACGCGCTGGGCGTGCGCTTCCGGCTGCTGCGGGAACTGCTGCGCACCTCCGATATCGTGTCGCTGCACACGCCGCTGAACGCCTCCACCCATCACCTGATCGGGGCCGAGGAACTGAAGCTGATGCAGCCCCATGCGATCCTGGTCAACACCGCGCGCGGCCCCGTGATCGACGAGGACGCGCTGTACACGGCGCTAACCGACGGCACCATCACCGCCGCCGGGCTGGACGTGTTCGACCAGGAGCCGCCGAAGCCCGACAACCCGCTGTTCACGCTGGACAACGTTATCCTGACCGCGCATCTGGCCGGGCCGACCTTCGAAAGCAACACGGCGCGGGTGCGCAATTCCTTCGACAACGTGCAGCGCGTCGCCCGGGGCGAGGAACCGCTGTGGATTGCGCCCGAACTGTCGGAATAA
- a CDS encoding LLM class flavin-dependent oxidoreductase, translated as MNAVSPVLPSTAPDLAARDGLSALQRAMRQPLMMGLFLPIQNGGWTPSSAPRGTDWTFDYNARLVVRAEEIGFDLAFGLAQWLGADGHGGRIKYRKNTIDPLLVTSGVAALTRNIILISTVHVLYGWHPLQLAKMAATLDHMSRGRWGLNLVAGFRPNEVGMFGLAPIPHDDRYAMAEEFTEIMEALWREDTNLTWNGKYWRLKDAYASPKPVNGRPIMVNASASDVGLAYAAKHSDLIFITSPGGADIDAAVESLPPHTKRIKELAAAEGREVRTIINPHVICRDTEAEVRQIVQAILDGEDAEAVDAMVGSQKQSDAQSWRGHQRQQRIIGGNVHVFGTPEQVVEQFVKLKAAGCDGVQINFFDYEPDMEYFAARVLPLMKQAGLRID; from the coding sequence ATGAACGCCGTTTCGCCCGTCCTTCCCAGTACCGCGCCGGATCTCGCGGCCAGGGACGGGTTGAGCGCCCTGCAGCGCGCCATGCGGCAACCGCTCATGATGGGATTGTTCCTGCCGATCCAGAATGGCGGCTGGACGCCGTCATCCGCGCCGCGCGGGACGGACTGGACGTTCGACTATAACGCCCGGCTGGTGGTGCGGGCGGAGGAAATCGGCTTCGATCTCGCCTTTGGGCTGGCGCAGTGGCTGGGCGCGGACGGCCATGGCGGGCGAATCAAATACCGCAAGAACACCATCGATCCGCTGCTGGTCACCTCCGGCGTGGCCGCCCTGACCCGCAACATCATCCTGATTTCCACGGTGCATGTGCTGTATGGCTGGCACCCGCTGCAACTGGCCAAGATGGCGGCGACGCTGGACCACATGTCGCGCGGCCGCTGGGGGCTCAACCTCGTGGCCGGCTTCCGCCCGAACGAGGTCGGCATGTTCGGGCTGGCTCCGATCCCGCATGACGACCGCTACGCCATGGCCGAGGAATTCACCGAAATCATGGAAGCCCTGTGGCGCGAAGACACAAATCTTACCTGGAACGGCAAATACTGGCGGCTGAAGGACGCCTACGCCTCGCCAAAGCCGGTCAACGGCCGGCCTATCATGGTCAATGCCAGCGCCTCCGATGTCGGCCTTGCCTATGCGGCGAAGCATTCCGACCTGATCTTCATCACCAGCCCCGGCGGCGCGGATATCGACGCCGCCGTCGAATCCCTGCCGCCGCATACGAAGCGGATCAAGGAACTGGCGGCAGCGGAGGGGCGCGAGGTCCGCACGATCATCAACCCGCATGTGATCTGCCGCGACACCGAAGCCGAAGTCCGGCAGATCGTGCAGGCGATCCTGGACGGCGAGGACGCCGAAGCCGTCGACGCGATGGTCGGCAGCCAGAAGCAGAGCGACGCGCAGTCCTGGCGGGGCCATCAGCGCCAGCAGCGCATCATCGGCGGCAATGTCCATGTCTTCGGCACGCCGGAACAGGTCGTCGAACAATTCGTGAAGTTGAAGGCGGCCGGCTGCGATGGCGTGCAGATCAACTTCTTCGACTACGAACCGGATATGGAATATTTCGCCGCGCGCGTCCTGCCGCTGATGAAGCAGGCCGGGTTGCGGATCGATTGA
- a CDS encoding 2-oxoglutarate and iron-dependent oxygenase domain-containing protein — protein sequence MATHLFRENAPRDPAAALAGLPVLDLAPFLRGENGALERLADDIRRACEATGFFYIENHGVPDDLIDNAFAQSRRFHALPLAEKRKIPQDAHNIGYLPINASMQRHSTVHQATRPNQNESYFVTHDRGPEHPDVINKTPLRGGNYWPENLPGFRAGVMAYFNALNALGQRLVPAFAVALGMPRDWLDDDFADENNAKLRMLHYPPTRIEDNDFGTGPHTDNSFLTILARDSVPGLAIRLPSGEWLEPPVLPGTFLVNIGNILRRMSNDRFLSTPHGVIVDGETDRYAMAYFHSPNVDRIIRVADSCIDAGNPAKYEPTPYRELITEYSRANYFHQDGFGQGEIRHRYK from the coding sequence ATGGCTACACATCTGTTTCGGGAGAATGCGCCGCGGGATCCGGCGGCGGCGCTGGCGGGATTGCCGGTGCTGGATCTCGCGCCGTTTCTGCGGGGCGAGAACGGCGCCCTGGAGCGGCTGGCGGATGACATCCGCCGCGCCTGCGAGGCCACCGGGTTTTTCTACATTGAAAATCACGGTGTGCCGGATGACCTGATCGACAACGCCTTCGCGCAGTCCCGGCGCTTCCACGCCCTGCCGCTGGCGGAAAAGCGGAAAATTCCGCAGGACGCGCACAACATCGGTTACCTGCCGATCAACGCCAGCATGCAGCGGCACTCCACCGTGCATCAGGCAACCCGGCCGAACCAGAACGAATCCTATTTCGTGACCCATGACCGGGGGCCGGAGCACCCCGACGTCATTAACAAGACGCCCCTGCGCGGCGGCAATTACTGGCCGGAGAACCTGCCGGGATTCCGCGCGGGCGTAATGGCCTATTTCAACGCCCTGAACGCGCTGGGGCAGCGACTGGTGCCCGCATTCGCCGTCGCGCTGGGCATGCCGCGGGACTGGCTGGACGACGATTTCGCCGATGAAAACAATGCGAAACTGCGCATGCTGCACTACCCGCCGACCCGGATCGAGGACAATGATTTCGGCACCGGGCCGCATACGGACAATTCCTTCCTGACCATCCTGGCGCGCGACAGCGTGCCGGGGCTGGCGATCCGCCTGCCGTCGGGCGAATGGCTGGAACCGCCGGTGCTGCCCGGCACGTTCCTGGTCAATATCGGTAATATCCTGCGGCGCATGTCGAACGACCGGTTCCTGTCCACGCCGCACGGCGTCATCGTGGACGGCGAAACCGACCGCTACGCCATGGCCTATTTTCACAGCCCCAATGTGGACCGCATCATCCGCGTCGCCGATTCCTGCATCGATGCCGGCAACCCGGCAAAATATGAGCCGACGCCCTATCGGGAACTCATCACCGAATACTCCAGGGCCAACTATTTCCACCAGGACGGCTTTGGCCAGGGTGAAATCCGGCATCGCTACAAGTAG
- a CDS encoding SDR family oxidoreductase, which yields MRAENEEFRDRPVAVFGAASGIGRATALAFAARGARVAALDVNATLLEGLADEMRAAGAAMALTAAADVRDSASVAPVLQMAAAELGGLDHLAFTAGILRVGQLTDMSESDFDDVFAVNMRGFWIAMRAALPLLQGGPARRRAVTAISSAAAIRPKASSGAYAASKAALSHLVRVFSVELAASGITVNAIAPATVDTPMVAPYMGRTAGNHGYRLTGTSPMGRIAQPADIADACLFLSSAASSYITGITMPVDGGSTAALPAS from the coding sequence TTGCGAGCTGAGAATGAGGAATTCCGTGACCGGCCGGTGGCCGTGTTTGGCGCCGCGTCGGGAATCGGACGGGCAACCGCGCTGGCCTTCGCGGCGCGGGGCGCCCGTGTTGCGGCGCTTGACGTCAATGCAACGCTTCTTGAAGGGTTAGCCGATGAAATGCGCGCCGCGGGTGCGGCGATGGCGCTGACCGCCGCCGCCGATGTGCGCGACAGCGCATCCGTGGCACCCGTCCTGCAAATGGCGGCGGCCGAACTGGGCGGTCTGGATCATCTGGCATTTACCGCCGGCATCCTGCGGGTCGGACAGCTGACCGATATGTCGGAAAGCGATTTCGACGATGTCTTCGCCGTCAACATGCGCGGTTTCTGGATCGCCATGCGGGCGGCGCTGCCCCTGCTGCAGGGCGGGCCGGCGCGGCGGCGCGCCGTTACCGCCATCTCCTCCGCCGCCGCGATCCGGCCGAAGGCGTCCAGCGGCGCCTATGCCGCCTCGAAGGCCGCGCTGTCGCATCTGGTGCGGGTGTTTTCAGTCGAACTGGCGGCAAGCGGGATCACCGTCAACGCCATCGCCCCGGCTACGGTGGATACGCCGATGGTCGCCCCCTACATGGGCCGGACCGCCGGCAATCACGGCTACCGCCTGACCGGTACTTCGCCGATGGGCCGCATCGCGCAGCCGGCCGATATCGCCGATGCCTGCCTGTTCCTGAGTTCCGCCGCGTCGTCCTACATCACCGGCATCACCATGCCGGTCGATGGCGGCTCGACCGCCGCATTGCCCGCCAGCTGA
- a CDS encoding FAD-binding protein, giving the protein MPDNRDIEADIVVVGFGAAGVAASVTACEPGADVVILEKAPEGREGGTPIPRLYSAGELGSIYSYLYQGTGNIGECLAFGRIAAREAVAETVWG; this is encoded by the coding sequence ATGCCGGACAACCGGGATATCGAAGCCGATATCGTCGTCGTCGGCTTCGGCGCGGCGGGCGTGGCCGCATCGGTCACCGCCTGCGAACCGGGCGCGGATGTCGTAATCCTGGAAAAGGCGCCGGAAGGGCGCGAAGGCGGCACGCCGATCCCCCGGCTGTACAGCGCGGGCGAGTTGGGTTCGATATACAGCTACCTGTATCAGGGCACGGGCAATATCGGCGAATGCCTCGCCTTCGGCCGCATCGCCGCACGCGAAGCGGTGGCGGAAACGGTTTGGGGCTGA
- a CDS encoding VOC family protein → MSGSNPAFKFDHVHIISETPHESAQWYVDTFGAVIAADTMARGAPQIFVELGGANIIIRGKRPGEAPTKTNPIGEFADYASHNEWGTDHFGFLYEGDLKAYCGELAAKGVQFPVPLKEGVNGMRLCYVSAPDGVSIEIMQC, encoded by the coding sequence ATGAGTGGCAGCAACCCGGCATTTAAATTCGACCATGTGCATATCATCAGTGAAACCCCGCATGAATCGGCGCAGTGGTATGTGGACACCTTCGGCGCGGTGATCGCCGCCGACACGATGGCGCGCGGCGCGCCGCAGATCTTCGTCGAACTGGGCGGGGCGAATATCATCATCCGCGGCAAACGCCCTGGCGAGGCCCCGACGAAGACCAACCCGATCGGCGAATTTGCCGACTACGCCAGCCATAACGAATGGGGCACCGACCATTTCGGATTTCTGTATGAAGGCGACCTGAAGGCCTATTGCGGCGAACTGGCAGCCAAGGGCGTACAGTTTCCCGTGCCGCTGAAGGAAGGCGTGAACGGCATGCGCCTGTGCTATGTCTCGGCCCCGGACGGCGTGAGCATCGAGATCATGCAGTGCTGA